The following proteins are encoded in a genomic region of Verrucomicrobiaceae bacterium:
- a CDS encoding glycosyltransferase family 39 protein, protein MGIHTMQRQRFLFIGLGLLTLWRWALLPTVELSPQEAFAALSAGRGWPAWTDGGGVLVPLLARAGAAVFGMNEFGVRCAAPLLALLASLAVWRFARGLFDPMVAGWAVVALNVLPAFNLAALTLTPGTLMFFFTAMALLCLRMALLHAHPLHWGWWAVGACAAGAALTAPPGLGLLLGIVCALAWPKRLRHHLRFPGFWIITAFWSAAVTFWFLAQWRNGWPVLENAALWPVVAVAPNFLRWVVMASPLILMLLVLLTRQVAPQLVLAGMRALPLGCLLPMALLDLLYGPRLAWPDTGSAAWLVPAAVVLAHQAAVFGALPVEQKISLRTTALVLAGLQSVLLIRSDLPRTLGLGWDLAPRMAAQTDWARFFSSDPNAAMYGWRESARLLDTAVEKVAQSRQGTPSFIIAENGQLAAALEFYQKAGPGVLQPTLASPRVHALQDGSWGHPYAFCLATMPPGREK, encoded by the coding sequence ATGGGCATACACACCATGCAGCGCCAGCGCTTTCTATTCATCGGACTCGGTCTGCTCACGCTCTGGCGCTGGGCGCTGTTGCCGACGGTGGAACTCTCGCCGCAGGAGGCCTTTGCGGCGCTCAGTGCGGGGCGCGGCTGGCCTGCGTGGACGGATGGCGGTGGGGTGCTCGTGCCACTGCTAGCGCGGGCTGGCGCGGCGGTCTTCGGCATGAATGAGTTCGGCGTGCGCTGTGCGGCGCCGTTGCTGGCGCTGCTGGCATCCCTGGCGGTGTGGCGTTTCGCCCGTGGCCTCTTTGATCCGATGGTGGCGGGCTGGGCTGTCGTGGCGCTGAATGTGCTGCCCGCTTTTAATCTGGCCGCGCTGACGCTGACGCCGGGCACATTGATGTTTTTCTTCACTGCCATGGCGCTGCTATGCCTGCGGATGGCCCTGCTGCATGCGCATCCGCTGCATTGGGGCTGGTGGGCCGTGGGAGCATGCGCAGCGGGCGCGGCACTGACAGCGCCGCCTGGCTTGGGACTGCTGCTCGGCATCGTCTGCGCACTGGCATGGCCCAAGCGGCTGCGGCATCACCTGCGGTTCCCTGGATTTTGGATCATCACGGCGTTTTGGAGTGCGGCGGTGACATTCTGGTTCCTTGCACAGTGGCGCAATGGCTGGCCAGTGCTGGAAAACGCGGCCCTGTGGCCAGTCGTGGCTGTAGCGCCGAATTTCCTACGCTGGGTGGTGATGGCATCACCGCTGATCCTGATGCTGCTCGTGCTGCTCACGCGGCAGGTGGCACCCCAGCTCGTGCTGGCAGGTATGCGGGCTCTGCCCCTGGGCTGTCTGCTGCCGATGGCGCTGCTGGATCTACTCTATGGCCCACGCTTGGCCTGGCCGGATACGGGTAGTGCGGCGTGGCTAGTGCCTGCGGCAGTGGTGCTGGCGCATCAGGCGGCAGTCTTTGGGGCGCTGCCAGTGGAGCAAAAAATCAGCCTCCGCACGACCGCGCTCGTGCTCGCCGGGTTACAAAGTGTGCTCCTCATCCGAAGTGATCTGCCGCGCACACTCGGCCTGGGCTGGGATTTGGCCCCACGCATGGCGGCGCAGACGGATTGGGCGCGGTTTTTCAGCTCAGACCCGAATGCGGCCATGTACGGCTGGCGTGAGTCCGCGCGGCTTTTGGACACAGCGGTGGAAAAAGTGGCCCAGAGCCGCCAAGGCACGCCGAGCTTCATTATCGCGGAAAATGGCCAACTCGCCGCTGCACTAGAGTTTTACCAAAAAGCCGGTCCCGGCGTGCTCCAGCCCACTTTGGCCTCTCCACGCGTCCATGCCCTCCAAGATGGCTCCTGGGGGCACCCGTATGCCTTTTGCCTCGCTACGATGCCGCCAGGACGGGAAAAGTGA